In the genome of Variovorax sp. PAMC26660, the window AAGCCGCGCGTCGTGAGCCGATAGCCCTCGACCTCGGGCGGGCGCCCACGGCCGGGAAAGAGGATGAAGTCCGCCGCAGTGGCAACGATCAGCGCGCCATCGGGCGCCGCCTCGGCCGTGGCACGGGTCAGCTTCGCACCGATGCTGTCGGCGCTCGCGGTGTAGGTCTCGAACAGGCGGATGAACTCGGGGCTTTGAAAGTTCGGGTTCGTCATGGCCTGCCTCCCGTCTTCGCATCGAGGCGATACACCTTGCTGGGCGTGCGAAAGCGGATGTCGGCGCCAAGGCTATTGGCCACCACGAGGTAGCGCTGGCCGCCTTCGTCGAAGACACAGGCATCGGTGCCGCCGAAGGTCGGGAACTCGCGCTGCGGCACCAGCTTGCCGTCGGCAAAACGATAGCCCACCGAGGTCAGCGCCGTGATGGGTGCCTCGCGGCTGCCGAGCAGGAAGTTGATCTGGATCAGTTCGCCGCCGTCCGCGTCTTCGTGCCAGACGAACTCGCGACCGCCCGGGCCGCTGAGCGTCTGGTGCGCAACGAAGCGGTTCCCGTCCCATCGCAGCAGCACCGTGTTGTCATGCAGGCAGGCAAAGGCCAGCCACGCCTGGCCTTCGGCCTCGAAGAACTGGAAGGCGCGGCCGGTCTTGCCATCGAGCAACTGGAAGTCTTCGAAGCGCTCGCCGTTCCAGCGCAGGATGCGCGAAGGCGCCACATGGTCGGCGTACGCCAGGAAGCACTGCCCATCGATCCTGAAGAACGCGAAGTTGTAGCCCCACGCCGATTCGACTTGCTGAAACTCGACGAAGCGCTCGCCGTTCCATTCGCAGAGCATCGACTTCGAGGGATGGCGGGGCTGGCTGCCCTCCATCGTCACGCCCTGTGCGAGCGCCAGAAAATGCCGCTCGCCGATGGCGAAGTGCTTCCACTGCTTGGCCGCGAAGGTCGGCACGCGTTGGAATTCGGTGAACGCGCCGTCCTTCAGCTCGAAGATCGTCGAGTGCACATTGAGGTCGTAGGGACCGGTGCCGGACTTCAGGCTCGCGGTGGCAAGGAAGGCGCGGCCATCGATCTCGAAGAACTCGGCATCCTCGCCGCCCGGCACGGGCAGGCGCGCGTGGGGCACGAAGCCTTCGCCCTGCCAGCAGTAGACGAGCGCATCGATGTCGCTGTCGCCCACCGTGATCATCGCGGGCTGGCCCGGCACATCGACGGCCAGTTGGGGAACCACGAGGTAGCGCGTACCGCCGTGAACGAATGTTTCCGCGGCGCGCGCCCCGGAGGTATCGAGGTCCTGGATGCTCTTCATGGGTGTGTCCCGTGTGTCGTGCATGCGCACCTTACTGCGAAAGCGGCGCAAAGCCGAACAGCCGCGCGGGGTTGTCCACGAGGATGCGCTGGCGGGCCTGCGCGTCGGGCACCCAGTGCGCGAGCAGGTTCAGCAGCTCGCCGGTGTCGCGCCCGCCCTCGGGAATGTGCGGCCAGTCGCTGCCCCAGATGGTGCGTCCGGGCAGCGCTTCGACAATCGCATGCGCGAGCGGGCGCAGCTTCTCGTAGTTGCCATCCTTGGCCACGCGGTAGGGGCCCGAGAGCTTCATCCAGCCGCGCCCGTCGGCCAGCACCTTCAGCAACCGGTCGAAGTCCTGCCGCGTGAGGCCGTCGCTTTCGAGCATGTAGCCCATGTGATCGATGACGAAGTCGGCCTCGATGTCGCCCAGGTAAGGAATCAGGTCGCGTACCACCCAGCCCGGCGTGTAGAACTGCAAATGCCAACCGAGCGCTTTTGTCGTGCGCACGCAGCGCTGGATGTACTGCACCAGCTCGGCGGTCGGCAGGCCCGAACGCAGGAACAGGTCGAGCCGCAGCGCGCGCACACCGCGGTGGTGCATCGCCTGCAGCGCGGCCTCGGTGATGCTGTCGTCCACCATCGCCACGCCCCGGGCACGGTCGCCGGCGATATCGAGCGCGCCCAGCATGCAGCGGTTGTCGGTGCCGTAGAAGCTGGGCTGCACGATCACGTAGCGGTCCAGGCCCAGCGAGTCACACATTTCTTCGAGCTTGGTAAGCGGACCGTCGGGCAGGGTGTAGTGCGGGTGGTCCACATGCGGGTAGCGGTCTTCGCTTTCGAAGACGTGCACGTGGGCATCGCAGGCGCCCGCAGGCACGACGAAGGTGGGGCGCGCCAGCGTGTCGGCCGAGCGCATGGGTTTGGAGGTGAGGATTTCTGGGGAAGTCATTTCGGTTCGGTGCTTTCGAGGGAGGCAAGCGCCAGCCGCACGCGTTCGTGCGCGGCGGCCAGCAGAAGGTCGGTGTCGATGCCGGTCATGAGGAAAGGTGCTGCGCCGCGGTGCATCAGTTCGGCTGAATAAGCCGCGTCGGCAATGCCGCCGATGGCGAGTGGCTTGCCCACGCGCAGGCAGGCGGCCAGCGCGGCGTCGTGCGCCGCGCGCACCCGCGCGTGCCTGAAGTCGCCGGCCACGCCCAGCTCGGCGCTGAGGTCGTTGGTGCCGATGCCCACGATGTCGATGCCCGGCACGGCGGCGATGCCTTCGATGTTGGCGATGCCGAGCGGGCTTTCAATCAGCACCTTCACGGCGGTGGCCCGGTTCATGGCCGCGTTGAAGTCCGGCGCGGTCATCTTGCGATAGCCCACATGCGGCAGCGTGCCGATGGCCGAGCGATGGCCCAGCGGCGGAAAGCGGCAGGCCGCCACCAGGTCTTCGGCCTGCGCCACGGTCTCGATGCGCGGCGCGATGATGCCGCCCGCGCCGCCATCGAGCAGCCGGCCGATCACGCCGTACTCGCGCTCGGGCACGCGCACGAAGGGCATGAGGCCGATGTCGAGCGCGGCAGCGCAGATCTGCACGGCCGCGTCGATGGCGATGCTGCTGTGCTCCAGGTCCACCCAGATCGCATGGTGGCCGCTGGCCTTGGCGATGCGCGCGATGTCCGGCGTGCGCGAGCAGCGGATGCCGAGCGCGGCCACCGGCAGGCGCTGCAGCAGGCGGCTCACAACGAGGTTGGTGGATGCGGTCGAAGCCGTGTCTTGCGCCATGCGGGTCTTCCTTTGTCTCTTGTTGTACAGGTGTGGACAGATGCTAGAGAATGACCCTCATATCTGGAAATACCGGATTCGGATGGCGTTCGATACTCTGGAGATATCGTGGAACTTCGACACCTGCGTTACTTCGTCGCCGTGGCGGAAGAGCTCAACTTCACCCGTGCGGCCGAACGCCTCTACATGGCGCAGCCACCGCTGAGCACGCAGATTCGCGGTCTCGAAGAAGAGCTGGGTGTCCAGCTCTTCGAGCGCGACAAGCGGCGCGTGTACCTCACGCAGGCGGGGCGGCACTTCCTGGACCGGGCACGCACCATCCTCGCGTCGGTGCAAAGCGCAAAGGACGAAGTCCAGAGCGCCGCCGCCGGCGAGGTGGGAAAGCTCAACGTGGGCTTCACCGCGTCGTCGGTGCTCACCGCGGGGCTGCCGGCCGCCATTCGCAACTACCGAGCGAACTACCCTGCCGTCGAACTTCGCCTGCAGGAAATGGCCTCGATGCACCAGCTCGACGCCATCCACGCGCGCGAGCTCGACCTGGGCGTTTTGCGCAAGCCGAACGTGAGCATTCCGATGGGCGTGACCATCGAGGAGTGGTATTCGGCGCCGCTGGTCGCAGCCATGCCGCAGCAGCACGTGCTCACGCGCGGCAAGGGCATCCACGTGCGCGAGCTGAAGGACGTGCCGCTGATCGTCTATCCGCGCGACGCCGGCATCGGGCTCTACTGGAAGGTGCAGGAGCTGTGCGCCAAAGCGGGCTTTCGGCCCGCGGTGATGCACGAGACACGCGAAGCCTCGACCATGATCGGGCTGGTGGCCGCAGGCTTCGGCGTGGCGATCGTGCCGAGCGACACGCAGTGCATCCAGCTCGAAGGCGTGCTGTACAGCCGCATCCTCGACAAGGACGCGGTATCGAGCCTCTACCTGGGCTACCGCGATGCCGATGCCAACCCGCACCTGGACAGCCTGTTGCGATTGCTGCGCACCACACCGACGGCCCACACGGCTGCAGGCCGCAAGAAACCCTGACGGGTCAGGCGCGCCGGGTGCGGTGTGCGATCCAGCCCAGCGCCGCTGCCGCCAGAAGTGCCGGCACGGCCGCCAGCAGGAACAACTGGCTCCACGGCAGTTGCGCGCCCACGAGGAAGCCACCCAACAACGGCCCGACGATGGAGCCGATGCGGCCGATCGACATCGACAACCCCACGCCGGTCGCGCGCACGTTCGCCGGGTAGTAGTGCACGCACAGCGCGGGAATGTTCATCTGCCCGCCGATGATCAGCAGGCCGATGACGAACACCAGGCAGAAGGCCGCGACCTCGCTGCCGACCAGATGGAAGCCGAAGAAGGGAACCAGCAGCGCACCCAGGCCGAGGCAGATCGCCACCGGACCGAGGGGGCTGCGGCGTGCCACCACGAAGGACATCGCGAACGCGCCCACCACACCGCCCACGTTGAGCATCACGCCGGCCAGCGCCGAGCGTTGGGCGCTCATGCCGATCATCGAGAGCACGCTGGGCGTCCAGCTCAGCAGGAAGTAGCTGACCAACAGAATCATGAAGGCAGCGAGACTGATCAGCGCCGTGCCCAGGCCTCGGCCATCGGACACCAGCTCGGCAATCGGGTGTTTGGCACGGGCCGCCGGCGTGTCGGCGCGCGACGGGTTGCGCTCGGGCTCGGACACCGCGAACACCAGCGGCAGCAGCGCCAGTGCGAGCACGCCACCGCCGATGAAGATGCCGCGCCAGCCCACCTGCTGCATCAACGCTGCGGTGATGGCGCCGCCGGCCACGGCGCCTATGGGAAAGCCCAGGAACATGCGCGACACGGTCGCGCTGCGGTGCGCGGGCTGCGCATGCTCGGCCGCCAGCGCAGAAATGGTGGGTATCGCACCGCCCAGGCCGATGCCCGAGAGAAAGCGCCACAGCATCAGTTGCTCGGGCGTGGTCGACCACGCGCTCAGCACGATGAAGCAGCCGGCCGAGAAGAGCGATGCCAGCAGCAGCTTGCGGCGGCCGAAGCGGTCAGCCGCCGCACCCAGCGCGATGGCACCGACCACCGCACCCGCGAAACTCACCGCGAAGACCTTGCCGAAAGCGCCCGGCGGCATGCCCCACTCCTTCGAGATCAGTGGTGCGACGAAGGACAGCATCAACGTGTCGTAGCCGTCGATCAGTGCGACCAGGAAGCAAACCATGAGCGCAAAGCGCGCGGTGCGCGAGGATGCGCGGGGCGGGCTCTTCGCCTCGTCCATTGAGAGCGATAGCATTTTTTGTCTCCTGAATCGGAGCGATGCTAGGAGCCGTCAACGATATTCACAAATACCGCTTTCGAATGAATTTCGATATCTTTTCGATATTTTCATTCTTCAAAATCTGCGCGCCTTGCGGCCCATGGGTGATGCGCAAGATGATGACCGCAGGCTTGCCTCTATCAGCCATGCAACTGCGGCCCCTTTCCGATCAGTCGTCGGAAAAGATCTCACCGAATCCCTGGAAGATCCAGCGCGCATCGTTGCGCACATAGACCGCCGTGAATTCGTTGTTGATGCCGCGAGACCAGAAATGAAGACCGAGCCGTTCGCGAAAAAGAATGATCTGCGCCAGATCGGCATCCATCTCCCCGAGTGCATCGACCATGTTGTCGATCATCGGCAGCACGGCCTCCAGCGTTGGCATGATCTCGCGCTGAAGTGCCTGCAGATCGGCTGCATACACCTGCACTGTGAGTTCGCTGGATGTTCCTGCGTACAGGTCGCTGTCGAATTGCACGCGACCTTCGGGATCGCGGCCATCGTCCGCTTGAGAAAATCCCCGATGTCGAAGTTCGGCCAGGTAATCCATGTGAGAAGGGCGCCGGAGGCTGACAGGAAAGTTACGGCAACTGCTGTAGCGGCCGCGGCCAAGTCTATCGGCCCCTCACTCGGTATCTGCGTACGCGACGCCCGATGATCTACGGAAGCTTCGCAATCACCTTGATCTCGAACTGGAAGCCATAGAGCCACGTCACGCCAACGGCGGTCAGCGTCGGGTGGGGTGCGCTGCCCCAATACTCCGGCACCACCTCCCAGATCTTCTCGAACTGCGCTTCGGGATTCACCATGAAGACGGTGACATCGACCACGTCGTCGAACGTGCAGCTTGCCGCCTTCAGGATCGCATTCAGGTTGTCGAACGCGAGCCGTACCTGCGCCTGCAGATCGGGCTCGGGCGATCCGTCCTCGCGGCTGCCGACCTGGCCCGAGACGAACAGGAAGCCGTTGGAGCGGATCGCCGGCGAATAACGATTTTTTTCATAAAGCGCCTGGCGCCCTGGCGGAAAAACGACGTCGCGCTTGGTCATGGATTGCCTTCTTCTTGAAGGGGTCGAAGCCGGCCCCGGTGATAACGATGAAGGGACTTTAGGGATCCGCGCCCGCCAGATAAACGGGCAAAGCCAACAATCACTGTTTGCAGAACCCAAACAATCATCGAGCCAGCAGGAGCAGACATGGACCGTTTCGACGCGATGCAGGCGTTCGCCCGCGTGGTGGAAGCAGGCAGCTTCACCAGGGCGGCCGAGACGCTGCACATGAGCAAGACCAGCGTGACGCAACTGGTGCAGCAGCTCGAAGCACGGCTGCGCGTGAAGCTGCTCAACCGCACCACGCGCAAGGTCAACGTCACGGCCGACGGCGCGGCCTACTACGAGCGCGTGGTGCGCCTGCTGGCCGACATGGACGATGCGGAGACCAGCCTGTCCAGCGCGTCGGCGCTGCCCCGGGGTCGCCTGCGGGTGGACGTGCCCAGCCCGCTGGCGCGCATGATCCTGGTGCCGGCATTGCCGGCGTTCCACGCGCGCTACCCCGACATCCAGATCGACATGGGCGTGAGCGATCGCATGGTGGACGTGATCGGCGAGAACGTGGACTGCGTCGTGCGCGGCGGCGAACTCACCGACCAATCGCTGATGGCACGCCGCGTGGGCGATCTGCAGCTTGGGGTGTACGCGGCGCCCAGCTACATCGAACGCGCCGGCACGCCCTCGCACCCGTGGGAGCTGGAAGACACGCATCACCGCGTCATAGGCTTCCTGTGGTCGCGCACCGGCAAGGCCTTTCCGTACGCCATGCACCGCGACACCGAGCGCATCGAAGTGCAAGGGCGCCACGTGTTCTCGGTCGATGACGGCAATGCCTACCTCGCGGCCGGTCTTGCCGGTCTCGGGGTCCTCTGGCTACCGGACTACATGTCCGAACCGCATCGGGCGCGCGGCGAGCTGGTGCCGCTGTTCGAGGGCTGGCACCTCGATCCGATGCCGCTGTACGTGGCGTTTCCGCCGAACCGGCATGTCAGCGCCAAGCTGCGCGTGTTCATCGATTGGGTCGTCGAACTGATGGCACTGCATGCGCCTGTCATCGTCCGACCTGATGCGTGACTTTTGCGAAGCGCTAACCCAGAGCGTCATTCACCTGTTCATTGAATTCGGTCTGGCTGAGGGCGGCGCCGATCTCCCGCGGCAACGCATCGCGCGCCGAGAACACGCCGAGGATCTTTGCCCCTGCCACGAGCGGCAGATGGCGAAACCCCCGTTCGAGCATCAGCACCACAGCGTCGGACACCAGCGTCTCCGGCGGTATGCAGATCGGGTTCGGCGTCATGACTTCGCGCACGACCGTGCGATCGGGGTCGAGCCCCTTGGCCAGCACGCGGGTCATCAGGTCGCGCTCGGTCAGGATGCCCAGCAGGGTGTCCGGCAGCTCCATGACGAGCACGCTGCCGCAATTGGCGCGTGTCATCACGCAGGCTGCGTCGCGCACGCTGGCCTGCGGGCCCAGGCTGACGACGTGCGTGCGCGAGATGGACTGGAAAACGGTGCGCTCGGCCATGGTGCGCCCTCCGAAGGAGTCGTGATGGTGCGCCTGGCTTTTGCTCAGCGCAAGGAGTTGTTGAGCCGCTCCAGCGCCTGGGCACCAGGGCAGAGCTGGGCCGGCCCCAGCGCGTTGAGCGGCCGGTCGCTGGTGTTGAGCGCCGTGTGCAGGTCGGTGGCCAGCGGATCGACGTAGAGCAGGCCCGTCACCACCTCGCCCATCTCGTGGTGCCGCTGCATGTAGGCCATGGCGGCGTAGCGGTCTCCCGGGTTGTAGTCGGGGTGCAGGCTGCGCAGGCGCAGCACCGTGCCGTCGTGCTGGCGAACGTCCATCACTTCGCCCGGCCCCAGGTCGACGGTGATTTCCTCCCGCCCGCTGATGAAGTCGATGCGGCTCACCGCCTCGTTGTGCTCGCGCACGTAGTCGTAGCTCTTGGTGCTGCCCGGGTGGTTGTTGAAGGCCACGCAGGGGCTGATCACATCGATGAAGGCGGAGCCGCCGTGGCTGATCGCACCCTTGATCAGCGGCACCAACTGCTCCTTGTTGCCCGAGAAGCCGCGCCCCACGTAGCTGGCGCCCAACTGCAACGCCATGGCCACCAGATCCAGCGGGTTGTCGGTGTTGACCACGCCCTTCTTGCTTTTGGAGCCCTGGTCGGCTGTGGCCGAGAACTGGCCCTTGGTGAGGCCGTAGACCCCGTTGTTCTCCACGATGTAGGCCATTCGCACACCGCGCCGCATGGCGTGCGCGAACTGGCCCAGGCCGATGGAAGCGGAATCCCCGTCACCCGACACGCCCAGGTAGAGCAGGTCGCGGTTGGCCAGGTTGGCGCCGGTCAGCACACTGGGCATGCGGCCGTGCACCGTGTTGAAGCCGTGCGATGCACCCAGAAAATAGTCCGGCGTCTTGGAGCTGCAGCCGATGCCCGAGAGCTTGGCCACGCGGTGCGGCTCGATGTCCAGTTCCCAGCAGGCCTCGATGATGGCGGCGGAGATCGAGTCGTGGCCGCAACCGGCGCACAGCGTGGAAATCTTGCCCTCGTAGTCGCGCCGCGTGTAGCCGACCTTGTTGGTGGCCAGCGTCGGATGGCGCAGCCGGGGCTTGGCAAGGTAGGTCATGCAGATTCCTTGGTACCGGCGGCGCGTAACGCCTGCGTCTGCTGCACATGCGTGCTGATGGCCTGAACGATGAAGCGCGCGGTAATCGGCGTGCCATCGAAATGCAGCACCCGGATCAGCCGGGCGGGATCGGCGTCCAGTTCGTTGATTAGCAGGCTGCGCATCTGCGCGTCGCGGTTCTGCTCGACCACGAACACCTGCCTGTGTTGCGCCAGGAACTGCACCACGCTGTCCGGAAAGGGAAAGGCGCGCAGCCGCAGCGCGTCCAGATGAATGCCCTGCTCTTCCAGCGTTTCCAGCGCCTCATGCATCGACGGGCTGGTCGATCCGAAATAGATCACGCCCAGGTCGGTCTTCTCGGCGGCAGGCCGGAGCACCGGCTGCGGCACCAGCGTGGCCGCGGTCGCGAACTTCTTCAGCAGCCGTTCCATGTTGTAGATGTAGTCCGGCCCGCGCTCCGAATACCGGGCGTAGGCGTCGCGCGTCGTGCCACGGGTGAAATAGCTGCCCTTGGTCGGGTGCGTGCCCGGCAGCGTGCGCCAGGGAATGCCGTCGCCATCCACGTCCTTGTAGCGGCCGAAGTCGCGGCCCGCCTCCAGCTCTTCGGCGCTCATCACCTTGCCGCGGTCGTAGGCCGCGCTGTCGTCCCAGGCAAAGGGCTCGCACAGGCGCTGGTTCATGCCGATGTCCAGGTCCGTCATCAGGAACACCGGCGTCTGCAGCCGGTCGGCCAGATCGAGCGCCGCCGCCGCATGCTCGAAGCACTCGTGCGGGTCCTGGGGAAACAGCAGCACGTGCTTGGTGTCGCCGTGCGAGGCGTAGGCGCAGCACAGGATGTCGGCCTGCTGGGTTCGCGTCGGCATGCCGGTGGAAGGGCCGCCGCGCTGCACGTTGATGAGCGTGACGGGAATCTCGGCGAAGTAGGCCAGCCCGATGAACTCGGTCATCAGCGAAAT includes:
- a CDS encoding amidohydrolase family protein, whose product is MTSPEILTSKPMRSADTLARPTFVVPAGACDAHVHVFESEDRYPHVDHPHYTLPDGPLTKLEEMCDSLGLDRYVIVQPSFYGTDNRCMLGALDIAGDRARGVAMVDDSITEAALQAMHHRGVRALRLDLFLRSGLPTAELVQYIQRCVRTTKALGWHLQFYTPGWVVRDLIPYLGDIEADFVIDHMGYMLESDGLTRQDFDRLLKVLADGRGWMKLSGPYRVAKDGNYEKLRPLAHAIVEALPGRTIWGSDWPHIPEGGRDTGELLNLLAHWVPDAQARQRILVDNPARLFGFAPLSQ
- a CDS encoding HpcH/HpaI aldolase family protein; protein product: MAQDTASTASTNLVVSRLLQRLPVAALGIRCSRTPDIARIAKASGHHAIWVDLEHSSIAIDAAVQICAAALDIGLMPFVRVPEREYGVIGRLLDGGAGGIIAPRIETVAQAEDLVAACRFPPLGHRSAIGTLPHVGYRKMTAPDFNAAMNRATAVKVLIESPLGIANIEGIAAVPGIDIVGIGTNDLSAELGVAGDFRHARVRAAHDAALAACLRVGKPLAIGGIADAAYSAELMHRGAAPFLMTGIDTDLLLAAAHERVRLALASLESTEPK
- a CDS encoding LysR substrate-binding domain-containing protein, coding for MELRHLRYFVAVAEELNFTRAAERLYMAQPPLSTQIRGLEEELGVQLFERDKRRVYLTQAGRHFLDRARTILASVQSAKDEVQSAAAGEVGKLNVGFTASSVLTAGLPAAIRNYRANYPAVELRLQEMASMHQLDAIHARELDLGVLRKPNVSIPMGVTIEEWYSAPLVAAMPQQHVLTRGKGIHVRELKDVPLIVYPRDAGIGLYWKVQELCAKAGFRPAVMHETREASTMIGLVAAGFGVAIVPSDTQCIQLEGVLYSRILDKDAVSSLYLGYRDADANPHLDSLLRLLRTTPTAHTAAGRKKP
- a CDS encoding MFS transporter → MLSLSMDEAKSPPRASSRTARFALMVCFLVALIDGYDTLMLSFVAPLISKEWGMPPGAFGKVFAVSFAGAVVGAIALGAAADRFGRRKLLLASLFSAGCFIVLSAWSTTPEQLMLWRFLSGIGLGGAIPTISALAAEHAQPAHRSATVSRMFLGFPIGAVAGGAITAALMQQVGWRGIFIGGGVLALALLPLVFAVSEPERNPSRADTPAARAKHPIAELVSDGRGLGTALISLAAFMILLVSYFLLSWTPSVLSMIGMSAQRSALAGVMLNVGGVVGAFAMSFVVARRSPLGPVAICLGLGALLVPFFGFHLVGSEVAAFCLVFVIGLLIIGGQMNIPALCVHYYPANVRATGVGLSMSIGRIGSIVGPLLGGFLVGAQLPWSQLFLLAAVPALLAAAALGWIAHRTRRA
- a CDS encoding RidA family protein, producing MTKRDVVFPPGRQALYEKNRYSPAIRSNGFLFVSGQVGSREDGSPEPDLQAQVRLAFDNLNAILKAASCTFDDVVDVTVFMVNPEAQFEKIWEVVPEYWGSAPHPTLTAVGVTWLYGFQFEIKVIAKLP
- a CDS encoding LysR family transcriptional regulator, producing MDRFDAMQAFARVVEAGSFTRAAETLHMSKTSVTQLVQQLEARLRVKLLNRTTRKVNVTADGAAYYERVVRLLADMDDAETSLSSASALPRGRLRVDVPSPLARMILVPALPAFHARYPDIQIDMGVSDRMVDVIGENVDCVVRGGELTDQSLMARRVGDLQLGVYAAPSYIERAGTPSHPWELEDTHHRVIGFLWSRTGKAFPYAMHRDTERIEVQGRHVFSVDDGNAYLAAGLAGLGVLWLPDYMSEPHRARGELVPLFEGWHLDPMPLYVAFPPNRHVSAKLRVFIDWVVELMALHAPVIVRPDA
- a CDS encoding CBS domain-containing protein, whose protein sequence is MAERTVFQSISRTHVVSLGPQASVRDAACVMTRANCGSVLVMELPDTLLGILTERDLMTRVLAKGLDPDRTVVREVMTPNPICIPPETLVSDAVVLMLERGFRHLPLVAGAKILGVFSARDALPREIGAALSQTEFNEQVNDALG
- a CDS encoding 2-oxoacid:ferredoxin oxidoreductase subunit beta, which produces MTYLAKPRLRHPTLATNKVGYTRRDYEGKISTLCAGCGHDSISAAIIEACWELDIEPHRVAKLSGIGCSSKTPDYFLGASHGFNTVHGRMPSVLTGANLANRDLLYLGVSGDGDSASIGLGQFAHAMRRGVRMAYIVENNGVYGLTKGQFSATADQGSKSKKGVVNTDNPLDLVAMALQLGASYVGRGFSGNKEQLVPLIKGAISHGGSAFIDVISPCVAFNNHPGSTKSYDYVREHNEAVSRIDFISGREEITVDLGPGEVMDVRQHDGTVLRLRSLHPDYNPGDRYAAMAYMQRHHEMGEVVTGLLYVDPLATDLHTALNTSDRPLNALGPAQLCPGAQALERLNNSLR
- a CDS encoding 2-oxoacid:acceptor oxidoreductase subunit alpha → MSAIPQIEAVNDFVIKFANVNGSGSASANELFAKAILRMGVPVSPRNIFPSNIQGLPTWYEVRVTEQGHLGRRGGTDMMVAMNPQTWDADLAELEPGGYLFYDSTRPLPPSKFRSDIRVIGMPLTEICNAVYQDPRQRQLFKNIVYVGALAILLGIEPEVVEKLFGEQYKGKEKLLASNVQALHLGCDFARENLREPVGLQVRRADRVGNRIFVDGNSAAALGCVYGGATVAAWYPITPSSSVAEAFQKYCTKFRVDPSTGQHRFAIVQAEDELASIGMVVGAGWNGARAFTATSGPGISLMTEFIGLAYFAEIPVTLINVQRGGPSTGMPTRTQQADILCCAYASHGDTKHVLLFPQDPHECFEHAAAALDLADRLQTPVFLMTDLDIGMNQRLCEPFAWDDSAAYDRGKVMSAEELEAGRDFGRYKDVDGDGIPWRTLPGTHPTKGSYFTRGTTRDAYARYSERGPDYIYNMERLLKKFATAATLVPQPVLRPAAEKTDLGVIYFGSTSPSMHEALETLEEQGIHLDALRLRAFPFPDSVVQFLAQHRQVFVVEQNRDAQMRSLLINELDADPARLIRVLHFDGTPITARFIVQAISTHVQQTQALRAAGTKESA